Proteins encoded together in one uncultured Desulfobacter sp. window:
- the recC gene encoding exodeoxyribonuclease V subunit gamma: MASQSQNSRQKLTPGLSIIHSNHLEDLRQVAVNWIKGHPLGVLETEQFIVQSNGMAQWLKLALAADNGCGISAGIEMKLPGRYVWTAYRAVLGGDTIPEESAYDKDRLIWRIFRLLPLLVGEFVFAPLNRFLEHDEDLRKRSQLAGHLADLYDQYQVYRADWLEDWSKGLDQLARIGGQPLPLNENQKWQAELWRKIKADVPDEYRTIGRADLHNRFLEKAGTLNGQRPKELPPRVIVFGISSLPRQVLETLYSVSSMSQVLLFVHNPCRHFWADIVEDRELLRIENARHKVKSGIPKSLAPEFLHQHANPLLAAWGKQGRDYIGLLYGYDEPENYETDFAQIDLFGDFILPGKDNCLLQQVQQAILDLEPIPGGDEGEKQKVTPGDESICFQVAHSRQREVEILQDQLLHCFETLENLKPRDIIVMTPDIDAYAPHIEAVFGNLASMDPRFIPFTIADKPNRESIPLIKALETLLHLPDSRMSVSDVMDLFEVGAFRRRFNIREEELPKLRQWIEGAGVAWGLNGEQRTLFKLPDGLAQNTWAFGLDRMLLGYAVGSGGAWNGIEPYEEVGGLEAALVGPLFDAIGELERLWRSLNQDATPAGWSEKIRNLTQDCFTVRESQDQLTISRLNEILDQWLDACDQAMLDEKLPLAVVRDFLLARMNESSTSQRFLAGMVNFGTLMPMRAIPFKVVYLLGMNDGAFPRSHPPLDFDLMSGKGLYRPGDRSRREDDRYLFLESLLSARKRLYISYVGRDDRDNSERMPSVLVGQLRDYLSAGWCINKKSDDNTDKIEHADLLGAITHIHPLQPFGRDYFREDGHGLFTYAHEWRTSLDSKTVESRDTLNQALPVPDFEGSLNLTSLIRFFKKPVQYFFNQRLSIRFDDPSITDRDQEPFALDSLAPFGLGTQLLEAGLHAKSLDAGSAVETEALRLTRTGALPMAGFGHLAADELSKPVINMLTGHQTLLEKWSCPCDPIEISLNIDADETPAVFLDDWLDKIHEVNDSENMGDSYVLTRFARWEFYPKSIMGSNGKVSRIHSLSGLWVKHVAACAQGLDISSHLVAPDGIVCFSPIAKAVSQKVLNAMVSCLFQGLRLPLPVTAKTGLAYVHALGTKDEKKAKADAAKAYEGGDFGSGGELSYDAYLRRAYPTFEDLWQAHDNFFVSLSQALYAPLMLALEKEV, encoded by the coding sequence ATGGCGAGTCAAAGTCAAAATTCCCGGCAGAAACTTACTCCCGGCCTTTCAATTATACATTCCAATCATCTGGAAGATTTAAGACAGGTGGCCGTAAACTGGATTAAGGGGCATCCCTTAGGGGTTCTGGAGACCGAGCAGTTTATTGTTCAAAGCAATGGTATGGCCCAATGGCTTAAGTTGGCACTGGCGGCGGACAATGGATGCGGCATCAGTGCCGGAATTGAGATGAAACTGCCGGGGCGATACGTCTGGACCGCTTACCGAGCCGTTCTGGGCGGTGATACTATTCCCGAAGAATCCGCCTATGACAAAGATCGATTGATCTGGCGGATTTTCAGGCTTTTGCCTTTGCTTGTAGGGGAGTTCGTTTTTGCGCCTTTGAACCGGTTTCTTGAACATGATGAAGACCTGCGTAAACGCAGCCAGTTGGCCGGTCATCTGGCAGATCTTTATGACCAGTATCAGGTGTACCGGGCGGATTGGCTTGAAGACTGGTCCAAGGGGCTTGACCAGCTCGCCAGAATAGGGGGACAGCCGCTCCCCCTAAATGAAAATCAGAAATGGCAGGCTGAGCTCTGGCGCAAGATTAAGGCCGATGTCCCGGACGAATATAGAACCATAGGCCGGGCGGACCTTCATAACAGGTTTTTAGAAAAGGCCGGAACCTTGAACGGGCAGCGGCCAAAGGAACTGCCCCCCCGGGTGATTGTGTTTGGGATTTCATCTCTGCCTCGCCAGGTGCTGGAAACTTTGTACTCCGTATCTTCCATGTCCCAGGTTTTGCTTTTTGTTCATAACCCCTGTCGTCATTTCTGGGCGGACATTGTTGAAGACCGGGAACTTTTGCGCATCGAGAACGCACGCCACAAAGTTAAGTCCGGCATTCCCAAGTCTCTTGCTCCCGAATTTCTTCACCAGCATGCCAACCCATTGCTTGCGGCGTGGGGAAAACAGGGCAGGGATTACATTGGTCTGCTGTACGGGTATGACGAACCGGAAAATTATGAAACAGATTTTGCCCAAATCGATTTATTTGGGGATTTTATATTACCCGGCAAAGACAATTGCCTTTTGCAGCAGGTACAACAGGCTATTTTGGATCTTGAGCCTATCCCCGGCGGGGATGAGGGCGAAAAACAAAAGGTTACGCCCGGAGATGAATCCATCTGTTTTCAGGTGGCCCACAGCCGCCAGCGTGAAGTGGAAATTCTCCAAGATCAGCTTCTTCATTGTTTTGAAACCCTAGAAAATTTAAAGCCGCGGGATATTATTGTGATGACACCCGACATCGATGCCTACGCCCCCCACATTGAAGCGGTTTTTGGAAATTTGGCGTCAATGGATCCCCGGTTTATACCCTTTACCATTGCAGATAAACCCAACAGGGAGAGTATCCCCCTGATCAAGGCGCTGGAAACCCTGTTGCATTTGCCCGATTCCCGTATGAGCGTCAGTGATGTCATGGATCTTTTTGAAGTTGGGGCGTTCAGGCGGCGCTTTAACATTCGAGAGGAGGAGTTGCCTAAACTGAGGCAATGGATTGAAGGCGCAGGGGTTGCCTGGGGCTTAAATGGCGAACAGCGCACTTTGTTCAAACTTCCCGATGGACTGGCGCAAAATACCTGGGCCTTTGGTCTGGACCGTATGCTTTTAGGGTATGCGGTTGGATCGGGTGGGGCGTGGAACGGTATTGAGCCCTATGAAGAGGTCGGCGGCCTTGAGGCGGCTTTGGTGGGGCCTTTATTCGATGCGATTGGTGAACTGGAACGTTTGTGGCGCAGTTTGAACCAAGATGCAACGCCGGCGGGTTGGTCTGAAAAAATCCGAAATCTCACCCAGGATTGTTTTACCGTCCGGGAAAGCCAGGACCAGTTGACGATCAGCCGACTGAACGAAATTTTGGACCAGTGGCTTGATGCGTGCGACCAAGCGATGCTGGATGAAAAATTACCCCTGGCCGTCGTTCGGGATTTCTTATTGGCCCGGATGAATGAATCCAGCACATCCCAACGGTTTCTGGCAGGCATGGTGAATTTCGGCACACTGATGCCCATGCGGGCCATTCCCTTTAAAGTAGTCTACCTTTTGGGTATGAACGACGGGGCGTTTCCTCGAAGTCACCCGCCCCTTGATTTTGATTTGATGTCAGGAAAAGGATTGTATCGGCCCGGTGACCGATCCCGGCGGGAGGATGACCGGTATCTTTTCCTTGAGTCCCTGCTGTCAGCCCGGAAACGGCTCTATATTTCCTATGTGGGCAGAGATGACCGGGATAACAGTGAGCGTATGCCATCGGTACTGGTTGGGCAGCTCAGGGACTATCTTAGTGCCGGGTGGTGCATAAATAAAAAATCGGACGACAATACGGATAAAATCGAACATGCCGATTTGTTGGGGGCAATCACCCATATCCATCCCTTGCAGCCTTTTGGCAGAGACTATTTCCGTGAAGATGGTCATGGCCTGTTTACCTATGCCCATGAATGGCGGACTTCTCTTGATTCCAAAACAGTGGAAAGCCGAGATACCTTGAATCAAGCCTTGCCTGTGCCTGACTTTGAAGGCAGCCTGAATCTGACTTCCCTGATTCGTTTTTTTAAAAAACCGGTTCAATATTTCTTCAATCAGCGCCTGTCCATCAGGTTTGATGATCCGTCTATAACCGATCGGGACCAGGAGCCCTTTGCCTTGGATTCCCTGGCGCCTTTTGGACTAGGTACACAATTGCTGGAGGCAGGGCTCCATGCCAAGTCCTTAGACGCAGGTTCTGCAGTTGAGACTGAGGCCCTGCGCCTGACCCGAACAGGTGCTTTGCCCATGGCGGGGTTCGGCCATCTGGCAGCCGATGAACTTTCAAAACCGGTAATCAATATGCTGACCGGACATCAGACTTTATTGGAAAAATGGTCATGCCCCTGTGATCCCATAGAGATCTCCCTGAACATTGACGCGGATGAAACACCGGCCGTTTTTTTAGATGACTGGCTGGATAAGATCCATGAGGTAAATGATTCAGAAAATATGGGAGACTCCTACGTTTTGACCCGGTTCGCCCGCTGGGAGTTTTATCCAAAATCTATTATGGGAAGTAACGGTAAGGTGAGTCGAATTCATAGTCTGTCCGGACTTTGGGTGAAACATGTTGCCGCCTGCGCCCAAGGGCTTGACATCTCCAGCCATCTCGTGGCTCCGGACGGCATTGTCTGTTTTTCTCCCATTGCAAAAGCAGTGTCCCAAAAGGTTCTGAATGCCATGGTGTCCTGTTTGTTCCAGGGGCTGAGGCTGCCTTTGCCTGTTACGGCCAAAACCGGGCTGGCCTACGTCCATGCCTTGGGAACCAAAGATGAAAAAAAGGCCAAGGCTGACGCTGCAAAGGCATATGAAGGGGGCGACTTTGGATCGGGCGGAGAGTTGTCGTATGATGCGTATCTCAGGCGGGCCTATCCCACATTTGAAGATTTATGGCAGGCCCATGACAATTTTTTTGTTTCCCTTAGTCAAGCTTTGTATGCCCCTCTAATGTTGGCCCTGGAAAAGGAGGTGTAA
- the recB gene encoding exodeoxyribonuclease V subunit beta, with translation MVEKLNPMTFPLNGARLIEASAGTGKTYTIAALYLRLILGHGNENGFSRPLTPPEILVVTFTNAATEELRERIRSRLTEAAGFFRGLEAKDAFLNDLRDDYDPDEWPVLAMRLEQAAQWMDESAIHTIHAWCQRMLRQHAFDSLSLFDLELAPNDQDLLEEAACDFWRAGFYPQSVATLSELKTVAKISTPQELLKQVLPVINAVDCADASCTGDPFDVISQRMQSIEAARQAWKLDFYTAVAQVVQAQADKTLNNNKYRKASLDKWIMQLDQWVNHDGPLPDDQALEKFSTTGLAAGGSKNKTAPTHPAYDSLDQLNSDLSSMDVKTALIYHAAGEIRTRVSAAKNRLSRMGFNDLLTRLGQALNSQASGGNRLAGVIREQFPVAMIDEFQDTDPVQYSSFGAIYLNQENTGLFMIGDPKQAIYAFRGADIHTYLRAKKDTLGHHYTLEKNYRSTQSMVKAVNQVFNRANHLSQGPFLFKDQIPFEPVAAQGRQETFWMDGQQMPAMTLWQMNQDEPVKKTGADGYIAKMAQAGAQEITRLLNLGGQTPCAAGFVEPGEEMIPLKPSDIAVLVRDGNEAVAIRSALATRGVKSVYLSDRESVFDSPEALSLLYILQACSEPTNDAWVRTALATEMLNLSFETLDRLKEDELAWEAELERFKQFQNIWRRQGVLPMVRALLLAFNVSAGMLATPSGERQLTNVLHLSEMIQAAAADLDGEQGVIRWLAGQIENHQGGDDQILRLESDQELVRVVTIHKSKGLEYPLVFLPFICSFRKVTAKNSPMVKRHNDDGSPTMVVNPGDEELETADQERLAEDLRILYVALTRACHACWLGMGVMGAVTKKYGEKTDLHQSGIGYLLNGGEMIPTADLPSILADLKGDCEAIAVAPLPDETLESAVPASETPNLLPARMFTGTIPKNWRITSYSGILSGAAMPDAGTDLSLSFEDTVVDSPDSPAQDQLQETAGEETLSLDVIPNAQSIHTFARGPEPGTFLHDMLEWAAHMGFDQVARNPSVTREKVESLCIRRGWEAWTDVLSQWLLELVQTPLPLNGGFMPLSDLGKDLCRAEMEFLFAAHQVDILDVDRLVTGFVLPGIVRPVLRRDRINGMLKGFIDLVFSFNGQYFVLDYKSNYLGNDQSAYGYDAMAQAMVGHRYDLQYLLYILALHRLLKARLEGYDYERDVGGAVYLFLRGVNKSGQGVYVDKPPVTLINELDNLFKADNVLEKGEAS, from the coding sequence ATGGTGGAAAAATTAAATCCAATGACCTTTCCTTTGAACGGTGCCCGGCTGATTGAAGCCAGTGCCGGAACCGGAAAGACATACACCATTGCCGCCCTTTATCTTCGGCTGATTTTAGGGCATGGGAATGAGAACGGATTTTCCCGGCCGTTGACGCCACCGGAGATCCTGGTTGTTACCTTTACCAACGCTGCCACAGAAGAGCTGCGGGAAAGAATTAGAAGTCGGCTTACCGAGGCAGCCGGATTCTTCAGAGGACTTGAGGCAAAAGATGCCTTTCTCAATGATTTGAGAGATGATTACGATCCCGATGAATGGCCGGTCCTTGCCATGCGCCTGGAACAGGCCGCCCAGTGGATGGACGAGTCTGCCATCCACACCATTCACGCCTGGTGCCAGCGCATGCTCCGCCAGCATGCATTTGACAGCCTATCTTTGTTTGATCTGGAGCTTGCGCCCAACGACCAGGACCTTTTGGAAGAGGCGGCATGTGATTTCTGGCGGGCTGGGTTTTATCCCCAGAGCGTTGCGACTTTATCGGAATTGAAAACCGTGGCCAAGATCAGCACCCCCCAGGAACTGCTGAAACAGGTGTTGCCGGTTATTAATGCCGTGGATTGTGCTGACGCGTCCTGCACGGGTGACCCCTTTGATGTCATTTCACAGCGGATGCAATCCATAGAAGCCGCACGACAGGCATGGAAATTGGATTTTTACACAGCGGTGGCCCAGGTGGTCCAGGCCCAGGCCGATAAGACCTTGAACAATAATAAGTACCGGAAGGCTTCACTGGACAAGTGGATTATGCAACTGGACCAATGGGTCAACCATGACGGTCCTTTACCTGATGATCAGGCTCTGGAAAAGTTTTCAACAACGGGGTTGGCTGCCGGGGGTTCTAAAAATAAAACGGCCCCCACCCATCCAGCTTATGATTCATTGGATCAATTAAATAGTGATCTTTCATCAATGGATGTGAAAACGGCTTTGATTTATCACGCAGCTGGTGAAATTCGTACAAGGGTCTCTGCCGCCAAGAACCGCTTGTCCCGGATGGGGTTCAATGATTTGCTCACTCGACTGGGTCAGGCCCTGAATTCCCAGGCCTCCGGGGGAAACCGCCTTGCCGGGGTAATCCGCGAACAGTTTCCGGTGGCCATGATTGATGAGTTCCAGGATACGGATCCGGTTCAGTATAGCTCTTTTGGTGCCATTTATTTGAATCAGGAAAACACGGGGCTCTTTATGATTGGAGATCCCAAGCAGGCCATCTATGCCTTCAGGGGGGCGGATATCCATACCTACCTCAGGGCAAAGAAGGATACCCTGGGACATCATTACACCCTGGAGAAGAATTACCGGTCCACCCAGAGTATGGTGAAGGCCGTCAACCAGGTATTCAACCGGGCAAACCATCTTTCCCAAGGCCCCTTTTTATTCAAGGATCAGATCCCCTTTGAACCGGTGGCGGCCCAGGGCCGGCAGGAAACATTCTGGATGGACGGCCAACAGATGCCGGCCATGACGCTCTGGCAGATGAACCAGGATGAACCCGTTAAAAAAACAGGGGCTGACGGATATATCGCCAAAATGGCCCAAGCCGGTGCCCAGGAGATCACCCGGCTTTTAAACTTAGGCGGTCAGACACCCTGTGCTGCGGGGTTTGTTGAACCTGGAGAGGAAATGATTCCTTTGAAGCCTTCGGACATAGCTGTCCTCGTCAGGGACGGCAATGAAGCTGTGGCCATTCGATCGGCCTTAGCAACACGTGGGGTGAAATCGGTCTATCTGTCAGACCGGGAATCTGTGTTTGACAGCCCGGAAGCGCTCTCCTTGCTGTATATTCTCCAGGCCTGTTCGGAACCGACCAACGATGCATGGGTTAGAACTGCCCTGGCCACAGAAATGTTGAATCTCTCTTTTGAAACCCTGGACCGGTTGAAAGAAGATGAGCTGGCTTGGGAGGCCGAGCTGGAACGGTTTAAGCAATTCCAGAACATCTGGCGCCGCCAGGGTGTGCTGCCCATGGTGAGGGCGCTGCTTTTGGCTTTCAACGTGAGTGCCGGGATGCTGGCCACACCTTCAGGAGAACGGCAGCTGACCAATGTGCTCCATTTATCGGAAATGATCCAGGCCGCTGCAGCGGACCTTGACGGCGAACAGGGCGTGATCCGCTGGCTTGCCGGGCAGATTGAAAATCACCAGGGCGGCGATGATCAGATTCTTCGCCTGGAAAGTGACCAGGAGCTGGTCCGGGTGGTCACCATTCACAAGTCAAAAGGCCTGGAATATCCTCTGGTCTTCCTGCCTTTTATCTGCAGTTTCAGAAAAGTAACCGCAAAAAATTCTCCCATGGTGAAACGCCACAATGATGACGGAAGTCCCACAATGGTGGTAAATCCAGGCGATGAAGAGTTGGAAACGGCGGATCAGGAGCGGCTGGCCGAGGATTTGCGAATCCTTTATGTGGCGTTGACCCGGGCTTGCCATGCGTGCTGGCTTGGGATGGGCGTCATGGGGGCGGTCACCAAAAAATATGGGGAAAAAACAGACCTTCACCAGTCCGGCATCGGTTACCTGCTAAACGGCGGGGAGATGATACCCACGGCGGACCTGCCTTCCATCCTTGCGGATCTAAAGGGGGATTGTGAGGCCATTGCAGTTGCCCCTCTGCCTGATGAGACGTTGGAGAGTGCCGTCCCAGCGTCTGAAACGCCGAACCTGTTACCCGCCAGAATGTTCACCGGAACAATTCCTAAAAATTGGCGGATCACCAGTTATTCCGGGATTCTCTCCGGTGCGGCCATGCCCGATGCCGGGACGGACCTTTCTCTGTCCTTTGAAGATACGGTAGTGGATTCTCCGGATTCTCCGGCCCAGGATCAGCTCCAGGAGACGGCAGGAGAAGAGACCTTGTCCCTGGATGTTATCCCCAATGCCCAATCCATCCATACCTTTGCCCGGGGGCCTGAGCCGGGGACGTTTCTTCATGACATGCTGGAATGGGCGGCGCATATGGGGTTTGATCAGGTCGCCAGGAACCCTTCAGTCACCCGGGAAAAAGTTGAAAGTTTGTGTATTCGACGCGGCTGGGAGGCTTGGACAGATGTCCTTTCTCAGTGGCTTCTGGAGTTGGTTCAAACTCCCTTGCCTCTAAACGGTGGTTTTATGCCTTTGTCCGATCTTGGCAAGGATTTGTGCCGGGCAGAAATGGAATTTCTTTTTGCCGCCCACCAGGTGGATATCCTGGATGTGGACCGGCTGGTGACCGGTTTCGTACTGCCGGGCATTGTTCGGCCTGTGTTGCGGCGGGACCGGATCAACGGCATGCTCAAGGGCTTCATTGACCTTGTCTTTAGCTTTAATGGTCAGTATTTTGTTCTGGATTACAAATCCAATTATCTGGGCAATGATCAGAGTGCCTACGGGTATGACGCCATGGCCCAGGCCATGGTGGGACACCGGTATGATCTTCAATACCTGCTGTATATCCTGGCGCTTCATCGGTTGCTCAAAGCCCGGCTTGAAGGGTATGACTATGAACGGGATGTGGGCGGTGCGGTCTATCTTTTTTTAAGGGGTGTCAATAAATCCGGCCAGGGCGTTTATGTAGATAAGCCTCCTGTGACCCTGATCAATGAGCTGGATAATCTGTTTAAGGCTGACAATGTGTTGGAAAAAGGAGAAGCCTCATGA
- the recD gene encoding exodeoxyribonuclease V subunit alpha, whose protein sequence is MMPPADFFELIHTWTDRGWLRALDKAFVVFLNRQEPSASPLVLLGAALASHQLGRGHICLDIAGALKDPDGTLSLPPEGETGEDMPAKPSHILAKITKDYWENQLSGSALVGQDGDNTPLVLEQERLYLRRYWVYTRQVAQEILSRVGQKNPVPDDLERRLDKIFLKLRSPKEIKKQSIHWQSVAAAVAAVSNFSVISGGPGTGKTTTVVQVLGLLQGIALEQGKILRIRLAAPTGKAAARLTESISKAMGLLPEEIQAHMPTEVTTLHRLLGTRHDSRQFIHNRTNRLHVDLLVVDEASMIDLEMMDALLGALPSRARLILLGDKDQLASVEAGSVLGDICANASRPCYLPDTIDFIKNATGYDLSDYSSPGTGLDQQIVVLRKSHRFHEDSGIGNLAQAVNLGEKEAVAKVWKKGYSDIHQLLIRSCEASQFRSLILDGNPKSFPHAAAQPVGYRAYLELLANGMQGFSSETHWFKAVLEKFDGFQLLSPVRKGEWGVVGLNRICARILYNAGLIRATQGWYPGRPVMVTRNDYRLGLMNGDIGISVEVGNEYQKGQGEGTPAEKILRVVFPMADGSIKQVLPSRLEAVETVYAMTVHKSQGSEFDHTALILPDTMSPVLTRELIYTGITRARSFFTLAGPSPGILASAAKQRTLRASGLGNLLIRTEPKGQSKITLLPNEA, encoded by the coding sequence ATGATGCCCCCTGCTGATTTTTTTGAATTGATTCACACCTGGACCGACCGGGGGTGGCTTCGGGCGCTTGATAAGGCTTTTGTGGTGTTTTTAAACCGTCAGGAGCCATCTGCATCTCCCCTGGTGCTTCTTGGCGCTGCCCTGGCAAGCCACCAGCTTGGCCGGGGGCACATTTGTCTGGATATCGCCGGTGCCCTGAAAGATCCCGACGGGACACTTTCCCTGCCGCCTGAAGGCGAGACCGGGGAGGATATGCCTGCCAAACCTTCCCATATTCTTGCAAAGATCACCAAAGACTATTGGGAGAACCAGCTGTCCGGGTCAGCGCTTGTGGGCCAAGATGGTGATAATACACCCCTGGTCTTGGAACAGGAGCGTTTATATCTACGACGATATTGGGTCTATACCCGGCAGGTGGCCCAGGAGATTCTTAGCCGGGTGGGACAAAAAAATCCGGTTCCCGACGATTTAGAAAGACGGCTGGATAAGATTTTCTTAAAATTGAGGAGCCCAAAAGAGATTAAAAAACAAAGTATCCATTGGCAGAGCGTGGCAGCAGCTGTGGCCGCCGTTTCCAATTTCAGTGTGATCTCCGGAGGTCCTGGGACCGGTAAAACAACAACTGTGGTGCAGGTGTTGGGCCTACTCCAGGGCATCGCCCTGGAACAAGGCAAAATACTTCGCATACGTCTTGCCGCCCCCACCGGGAAAGCCGCTGCTCGGCTTACCGAATCCATATCCAAGGCCATGGGCCTTTTGCCCGAAGAGATTCAAGCCCATATGCCCACTGAGGTGACGACCCTTCATCGGCTTTTAGGAACCCGTCATGATTCCCGGCAGTTTATCCATAACCGGACCAATCGCCTGCATGTAGATCTTTTGGTGGTGGATGAAGCCTCCATGATAGATCTTGAGATGATGGATGCCCTGCTGGGGGCCTTGCCGTCCCGGGCACGATTAATCCTGCTTGGGGATAAGGATCAACTGGCGTCCGTGGAGGCCGGGTCCGTGCTGGGTGATATTTGCGCCAATGCCTCCCGCCCGTGTTATCTGCCTGATACAATTGATTTCATTAAAAATGCGACAGGATATGACTTGTCTGACTATTCAAGCCCGGGCACCGGACTGGACCAGCAGATCGTGGTATTGAGAAAAAGTCATCGATTTCATGAAGACAGCGGCATAGGCAATTTGGCCCAGGCTGTAAACCTGGGTGAAAAAGAGGCGGTTGCCAAGGTTTGGAAAAAAGGATACTCAGATATACATCAGCTTTTGATCCGCTCTTGTGAAGCGTCTCAATTCCGCAGCCTGATATTGGACGGCAATCCAAAATCTTTTCCGCATGCTGCGGCACAACCGGTTGGATACCGGGCATATCTTGAGCTCCTCGCTAACGGGATGCAGGGTTTTTCATCTGAAACTCATTGGTTCAAGGCCGTTCTGGAAAAATTTGACGGATTTCAACTTTTGAGTCCCGTTCGCAAAGGAGAGTGGGGTGTGGTAGGTCTGAACCGTATTTGCGCGCGAATCCTCTATAATGCCGGATTGATCCGGGCCACCCAGGGGTGGTATCCGGGCCGTCCTGTGATGGTCACCCGGAACGACTATAGGTTGGGGCTGATGAACGGAGATATCGGCATTTCCGTTGAAGTCGGCAATGAATATCAAAAGGGTCAGGGAGAAGGAACTCCGGCTGAAAAGATACTGCGGGTGGTCTTTCCCATGGCTGACGGATCTATCAAACAGGTGCTTCCGTCAAGACTTGAGGCGGTGGAGACGGTCTACGCCATGACAGTCCATAAATCCCAAGGTTCTGAATTCGACCATACCGCCCTGATTCTGCCGGATACCATGAGTCCGGTACTGACCCGGGAGCTTATATACACCGGCATCACCCGGGCGCGTTCTTTTTTTACCCTGGCAGGGCCGTCACCTGGGATTCTGGCGTCTGCCGCTAAACAGCGAACACTCAGGGCATCCGGCCTTGGCAATTTATTGATACGCACGGAACCCAAAGGCCAATCAAAAATAACGCTTCTGCCAAACGAAGCATAG
- a CDS encoding PEP-CTERM sorting domain-containing protein has product MFRFKSFLGSVWVSLLLVGVLYSYAAATTLEIDESTGLLTGATDVLVNGSYYDVEFVEGTAEELFMDAAGEWAFNFASEGEAREASNALLAQVFQNTEEDDFDDDPTLTYGSAEDSLYDYLSILTTYGLQTGREGGYVLGISAIGARNSKVEEADEAFYATLPVAADTTDSDASVYAKWTPAVSSAPTPTPEPSTILLFAAGLIGFAGMNRKKINNA; this is encoded by the coding sequence TTGTTTAGGTTCAAATCATTTTTAGGCTCTGTCTGGGTTTCATTATTATTGGTTGGGGTGTTATATTCATATGCGGCGGCCACAACATTAGAAATTGATGAGAGCACCGGACTCTTAACAGGAGCGACAGACGTTTTGGTAAATGGATCGTACTATGATGTTGAGTTCGTGGAAGGCACTGCCGAGGAGCTGTTCATGGATGCTGCCGGCGAATGGGCGTTCAATTTCGCTTCAGAAGGAGAAGCACGTGAAGCGTCGAACGCCTTACTCGCGCAGGTGTTTCAGAACACTGAGGAGGATGATTTTGACGACGACCCGACACTTACATATGGCAGTGCTGAAGACTCTCTGTATGATTACTTGTCAATATTAACGACATACGGCCTGCAAACAGGGAGAGAAGGAGGCTACGTGTTGGGCATAAGTGCGATAGGTGCGCGGAATAGCAAAGTGGAAGAAGCCGATGAAGCATTTTATGCGACACTCCCCGTTGCCGCCGACACCACGGACAGCGATGCTTCAGTTTACGCAAAATGGACCCCGGCCGTCTCATCGGCACCAACACCGACACCCGAGCCAAGCACCATTCTATTATTCGCGGCTGGTCTTATCGGTTTTGCAGGTATGAATAGAAAAAAAATCAACAACGCTTAA
- a CDS encoding protein-glutamate O-methyltransferase CheR has protein sequence MNSILFKHSELTELKALVFKTCGINLHEGKLELLKSKVSKRMRMTQMNVQEYLSHLRSNEREVIEFIDTITTNHSFFYRENKSIEYIIKQFNCHPKRETKHFKVWCAACSTGDEPYTAAVQLKDLGVTFSILATDISHSVLDIAQKGIYKNDKVKQVPLAILHRYFQKGTGKYKGYLKVKKEIQQHITFKKFNLIANRIPRSDFDAVLCRNVMIYFNNQTSETVVNKLYQALDPGGFFAIGNAESLMNMKHPFKSVAGIPSLYVK, from the coding sequence ATGAATTCCATACTGTTTAAACATAGCGAATTAACGGAATTAAAAGCACTTGTATTCAAGACGTGCGGCATTAATCTTCATGAAGGAAAACTTGAATTGTTAAAATCCAAGGTTTCCAAACGTATGCGCATGACCCAGATGAATGTCCAAGAATACTTATCACATTTAAGGTCAAATGAACGCGAGGTCATCGAATTTATCGATACCATAACAACCAATCACTCTTTTTTTTACAGAGAAAATAAAAGCATTGAGTATATCATCAAACAATTTAATTGTCACCCCAAACGGGAGACAAAACACTTTAAAGTCTGGTGTGCGGCTTGTTCCACAGGCGATGAGCCATACACTGCGGCCGTTCAGTTAAAGGATTTGGGTGTAACTTTTTCTATCCTGGCCACAGATATATCTCACTCCGTGCTGGATATTGCACAAAAGGGGATCTATAAAAATGATAAGGTCAAGCAGGTGCCCCTGGCGATACTGCATCGATATTTTCAAAAAGGAACCGGCAAATATAAGGGATATCTAAAAGTTAAAAAGGAAATACAACAGCATATCACTTTCAAAAAGTTTAATTTAATTGCAAACCGCATTCCTCGCTCGGATTTTGATGCCGTTTTATGCAGAAACGTAATGATCTATTTTAATAATCAAACCAGTGAAACGGTTGTAAACAAATTATACCAAGCCCTTGATCCTGGCGGTTTTTTTGCCATCGGCAATGCTGAAAGTCTAATGAATATGAAACATCCGTTTAAATCTGTGGCAGGAATTCCCAGTCTTTATGTAAAGTAG